One Symphalangus syndactylus isolate Jambi chromosome 20, NHGRI_mSymSyn1-v2.1_pri, whole genome shotgun sequence DNA segment encodes these proteins:
- the LOC129470684 gene encoding polyunsaturated fatty acid lipoxygenase ALOX15-like, which translates to MVLRRSVHLPARLVFPPGMEELQAQLEKELEGGTLFEADFSLLDGIKANVILCSQQHLVAPLVMLKLQLDGKLLPMVIQLQLPSTGFPPPPLFLPTDSPMAWLLAKCWVRSSDFQLHELQSHLLRGHLMAEVIAVAI; encoded by the exons ATGGTGCTGAGGCGCTCTGTTCACCTTCCTGCTCGCCTTGTGTTCCCTCCAGGCATGGAGGAACTGCAGGCCCAGCTGGAGAAGGAGCTGGAG GGAGGCACATTGTTTGAAGCTGACTTCTCCCTGCTGGATGGGATCAAGGCCAACGTCATTCTCTGTAGCCAGCAACATCTGGTTGCCCCTCTGGTCATGCTGAAACTGCAGCTTGATGGGAAACTCTTGCCCATGGTCATCCAG CTCCAACTGCCCAGCACAGGATTCCCGCCACCTCCACTTTTCTTGCCCACGGATTCTCCAATGGCCTGGCTTCTGGCCAAATGCTGGGTGCGCAGCTCTGACTTCCAGCTCCATGAGCTGCAGTCTCATCTTCTGAGGGGACACTTGATGGCTGAGGTCATTGCTGTGGCCATCTGA
- the LOC134731306 gene encoding uncharacterized protein, translating to MCEQTKLGKLQSTLAFLDATRAFSPPCPNTKPAESEAWKEAPGKREKRSGPRGVLSAKTPGSERYSPVSMATAAAITGKDTESPPANRGKARRGRRSSGNHGSLFRSRGTEEYGDGGSAHPRPAPARPAHPALAAEWRGGGAGLWERLRGRSPGRQTFTLKRNESQSLAQGRQVCKETEFKVEVPEYLGPLLFVKLRKQYFLQVLQLDLRAGPRSLVNRWVEGDGVLSLPEGTGCTVGDDPRGLFQKHQEEELEKRRKRYQWGNWKDGLILNVAGAKLCDLPVDEQFLEDRSVDFEVSLAKG from the exons ATGTGCGAACAAACCAAATTAGGAAAACTGCAGAGTACCTTAGCCTTTCTAGACGCTACAAGAGCCTTCTCTCCTCCCTGTCCAAATACTAAGCCTGCCGAGAGTGAGGCCTGGAAGGAGGCCCCGGGGAAGCGGGAGAAGCGGTCTGGGCCAAGGGGAGTTCTATCTGCGAAGACTCCAGGCTCGGAGCGCTACTCACCTGTCTCCATGGCGACGGCAGCGGCCATAACAGGCAAAGACACGGAATCGCCACCTGCCAACCGAGGAAAAGCCCGGAGGGGCAGGAGAAGTTCCGGAAACCACGGCTCCCTCTTCCGGTCCCGGGGCACCGAGGAATATGGAGACGGTGGCTCCGCTCATCCCCGGCCCGCCCCGGCCAGGCCCGCTCACCCCGCGCTGGCTGCTGAATGGCGAGGGGGCGGTGCCGGGCTGTGGGAGCGCCTGAGGGGCAGGAGCCCAGGGAGGCAGACTTTTACCCTCAAAAGGAATGAGTCCCAGAGCCTGGCACAAGGAAGACAAGTGTGCAAA GAGACAGAATTCAAGGTGGAAGTACCGGAGTATCTGGGGCCGCTGCTGTTTGTGAAACTGCGCAAACAGTACTTCCTTCAGGTTCTGCAGCTGGATCTCCGTGCAGGTCCCCGGAGCCTTGTTAACCGCTGGGTGGAGGGCGACGGCGTCCTGAGCCTGCCCGAAGGCACCG GCTGCACTGTGGGCGACGACCCTCGAGGCCTGTTCCAGAAACACCAGGAAGAGGAgctggaaaagagaaggaagcgGTACCA gtggggaaactggaaGGATGGGTTAATTCTGAATGTGGCTGGGGCAAAACTATGTGACCTCCCTGTGGATGAGCAATTTCTGGAAGACAGGAGTGTTGACTTTGAGGTTTCACTGGCCAAAGGGTGA
- the C20H17orf100 gene encoding uncharacterized protein C17orf100 homolog, with translation MASAPGAKQSSPRVGTTRYTEASTVRVETSSHRVETSSRRVETSQRRSEGPSLSPSGKRLPRILEVSSRHVESSSRRTETTSRQVRASSLRVETSLHCSESPAPGAKPAARQNEKTAR, from the coding sequence ATGGCCTCAGCCCCGGGGGCCAAGCAGTCTTCGCCCCGGGTGGGGACCACCCGCTACACAGAGGCGTCCACGGTCCGCGTGGAGACCTCGTCCCACCGCGTGGAGACGTCGTCCCGACGGGTGGAGACCTCCCAGCGCCGCAGCGAGgggccctccctctccccctcgggGAAGCGGCTCCCTCGCATCCTCGAGGTGTCCTCCCGGCACGTGGAATCCTCCTCGCGGCGCACGGAGACGACCTCCCGCCAAGTCAGGGCCTCGTCCCTGAGGGTGGAGACGTCTCTACACTGCTCTGAGAGCCCGGCCCCGGGGGCCAAGCCGGCCGCCCGCCAGAACGAAAAAACGGCCCGATGA